A single genomic interval of Candidatus Methylomirabilis limnetica harbors:
- a CDS encoding succinate dehydrogenase: protein MAATARREIWWLQPMLIVLTLGGFMVYTTWAVLQGAHYDYKNYLSPFYPPFAKPEWWPLSPAFLILWAPAGFRLSCYYFRKAFHRSFLLAPPACAVADARAGYTGESRFPLILMNFHRYFLYLAMVELIVLWYHAARSIVFDGRLGAGTGSLVMVANVTLLSLYLTSCHSFRHLIGGRLDCFSLCPSRHALWSQVSRLNECHMLWFWLSLFSVGLTDLYIRLLSMGIISDMRLF from the coding sequence GTGGCAGCAACCGCGCGAAGGGAGATCTGGTGGCTGCAGCCGATGCTGATCGTGCTGACGCTAGGCGGGTTCATGGTCTACACGACCTGGGCAGTCCTTCAGGGAGCCCACTATGACTATAAGAACTACCTCTCGCCTTTCTATCCACCCTTCGCCAAGCCTGAATGGTGGCCGCTCTCACCGGCCTTCCTGATCCTCTGGGCCCCGGCGGGCTTTCGGTTGAGCTGCTACTATTTCCGGAAGGCCTTCCATCGTTCTTTCTTGCTGGCCCCGCCGGCCTGCGCGGTTGCTGACGCGCGGGCCGGCTATACAGGGGAATCCCGATTCCCCCTCATCCTCATGAACTTCCATCGCTACTTTCTCTATCTCGCCATGGTCGAGCTCATCGTCTTGTGGTACCACGCCGCCCGCAGTATCGTCTTTGACGGCCGACTCGGCGCGGGGACGGGCTCACTCGTGATGGTGGCCAATGTCACCCTCCTGAGTCTCTACCTGACCTCTTGCCACTCCTTTCGACACCTCATCGGCGGGCGCCTCGACTGTTTCTCACTCTGCCCATCCCGGCACGCCCTCTGGAGTCAGGTCAGCCGTCTCAACGAGTGTCACATGCTTTGGTTCTGGCTCAGCCTCTTTTCCGTAGGATTGACTGATCTGTATATTCGCCTCCTGTCGATGGGCATCATCAGCGACATGAGGCTCTTCTGA
- a CDS encoding BrnA antitoxin family protein: protein MSKTSKRPAIAMPTVEEDKAITAAAKADPDAQPLTPSQLKSMVPLRVLRGRPKSENKKLLVSVRYSREVVTYFKSTGEGWQSRMDSVLREYVERKAR, encoded by the coding sequence ATGTCGAAAACGTCTAAGCGTCCTGCGATCGCGATGCCGACCGTAGAGGAAGACAAGGCAATTACCGCGGCGGCGAAGGCCGACCCGGATGCACAGCCCCTCACGCCTAGCCAATTAAAGTCCATGGTTCCCCTTCGTGTACTACGTGGGCGCCCGAAGTCCGAGAACAAGAAACTCCTCGTGTCTGTGCGCTACAGTCGCGAGGTAGTCACGTACTTCAAGTCAACGGGCGAGGGCTGGCAGTCGCGGATGGATAGTGTGCTTCGCGAGTACGTTGAACGTAAAGCGCGCTGA
- a CDS encoding fumarate reductase/succinate dehydrogenase flavoprotein subunit: MVQGQYETYEHDVLIIGGGGAGLRAAIEAKAQGVSVGLICKSLLGKAHTVMAEGGIAAALGNVNPEDNWQVHFRDTMRGGKLLNNWRMAQLHAQEAPERVLELERWGAVFDRTKDGLILQRDFGGHRYARLAHVGDRTGLEMLRTLQQHAVAQGIEVYMECTVTRLLKDGDRVVGAFGYRRSTGQFIVVMAKAVILATGGIGKLWKFTSNSWECTGNGTMLAVDAGADLIDMESYQFHPTGMVWPPSVRGTLVTEGVRGDGGTLRNSSGERFMFRYIPEFFKAETADNEAEADRWYTDKKHNRRTPDLLPRDEVARAINSEVKAGRGSPHGGVFLDIASRRPADYIMRRLPSMYHQFKELAGVDITKEPMEVGPTAHYMNGGIRVDADSTATAVPGLFAAGEVAGGLHGGNRLGGNALSDLLVFGRRAGQYAALYAKSLSNSPTADTSQLDACARETLMPFEGKGAENPHAFHAELQETMQPLVGIIRTETELQEALVQLGQYRQRLPQVRVEGGRTYNPGWHAALDLNAMLTVAECVTRAALERKESRGGHTRDDYPAADPRFASVNVVVRKRYGAIVTALEPTIEMPEDLRQLIEEKG; this comes from the coding sequence ATGGTGCAGGGGCAGTACGAGACTTACGAACACGATGTGCTCATCATCGGTGGCGGTGGCGCAGGCCTGCGCGCAGCCATCGAAGCCAAGGCGCAGGGCGTCTCCGTGGGCCTTATCTGTAAGTCGCTCCTGGGCAAGGCCCATACGGTCATGGCCGAGGGCGGGATCGCGGCCGCCCTCGGTAACGTCAATCCAGAGGACAACTGGCAAGTGCATTTCCGCGACACGATGCGAGGCGGAAAGCTGCTGAACAACTGGCGGATGGCCCAACTGCATGCCCAGGAGGCGCCGGAGCGAGTCCTGGAACTGGAACGGTGGGGCGCAGTGTTCGACCGGACCAAGGATGGGCTTATCCTGCAACGCGACTTTGGCGGTCACCGCTACGCACGCCTGGCCCACGTCGGCGACCGGACGGGCCTTGAGATGCTCCGCACCCTGCAGCAGCATGCGGTGGCTCAGGGGATCGAGGTCTACATGGAATGCACCGTAACGCGCCTGCTCAAAGATGGTGACCGCGTAGTTGGCGCATTCGGCTATCGGCGCAGCACCGGTCAGTTCATCGTCGTGATGGCGAAGGCGGTGATCCTTGCGACCGGCGGTATCGGCAAGCTATGGAAGTTCACCTCCAACTCCTGGGAGTGTACCGGCAACGGTACCATGCTGGCCGTCGATGCCGGCGCGGACCTGATCGACATGGAGTCGTACCAGTTTCACCCGACCGGGATGGTGTGGCCGCCATCGGTGCGGGGGACCCTCGTGACTGAAGGGGTACGTGGCGACGGCGGGACACTGCGGAACAGTAGCGGCGAGCGCTTCATGTTCCGATACATCCCGGAGTTCTTCAAGGCCGAGACCGCCGACAATGAGGCTGAGGCCGACAGGTGGTATACGGACAAGAAGCACAACCGGCGTACGCCAGATCTGCTGCCGCGCGATGAGGTAGCGCGGGCGATCAACTCAGAGGTAAAAGCCGGTCGCGGGAGTCCGCACGGCGGGGTCTTCCTCGACATCGCCTCGCGGCGGCCCGCAGACTACATCATGCGGCGTCTGCCGTCGATGTACCACCAGTTCAAGGAGCTGGCCGGCGTAGACATCACGAAAGAGCCGATGGAGGTCGGGCCGACCGCCCATTATATGAATGGGGGGATCCGGGTCGACGCGGACTCGACAGCGACGGCGGTGCCCGGCCTGTTCGCGGCCGGCGAGGTCGCAGGAGGGCTACATGGCGGCAACCGCCTTGGCGGCAACGCCCTGTCTGATCTCCTGGTCTTTGGCCGGCGCGCGGGTCAGTATGCGGCGCTGTACGCGAAAAGCCTCTCCAACTCGCCGACGGCTGATACGAGCCAGCTTGACGCGTGCGCACGTGAGACCCTGATGCCGTTTGAGGGTAAGGGCGCCGAGAATCCCCACGCTTTTCATGCCGAGTTGCAAGAGACCATGCAGCCGCTGGTGGGGATCATCCGGACGGAAACGGAGCTGCAGGAGGCGCTGGTACAACTCGGACAGTACCGACAGCGACTGCCGCAGGTTCGTGTCGAGGGTGGCCGTACCTACAATCCCGGCTGGCATGCGGCCTTGGACCTGAACGCGATGCTCACAGTGGCGGAATGCGTGACGCGAGCGGCGCTGGAACGCAAGGAAAGCCGTGGCGGGCATACGCGGGACGATTACCCGGCCGCAGATCCACGGTTTGCTTCAGTGAACGTGGTCGTCCGCAAACGTTACGGGGCGATCGTCACGGCACTGGAGCCGACCATCGAGATGCCGGAGGATCTCAGGCAGCTTATCGAGGAGAAGGGGTGA
- a CDS encoding succinate dehydrogenase/fumarate reductase iron-sulfur subunit — MPVITLQLFRGDARSGDFTEYRVEAEEGMVLLDVIHRVQATQAPDCAVRWNCKAGKCGSCSAEINGRPRLMCMTQMSLFPAGEPITVAPMKAFPIIRDLVSDVSFNYEVAKTIPAFRPRPSEPDGTHRMMQEDVERIQEFHKCIECFLCQNVCHVIRDHEENKPHFAGPRFFVRMAALEMHPLDTHSRTEMLRAKAGIGYCNITKCCTEVCPEQIRITDNAIIPLKERVVDDCYDPILWLLRKLTRK; from the coding sequence ATGCCGGTCATCACGCTACAGCTCTTCCGGGGCGACGCGAGGAGCGGAGATTTCACGGAGTACCGGGTAGAGGCCGAGGAGGGGATGGTCCTCCTCGACGTGATCCACCGAGTACAGGCGACGCAGGCGCCTGACTGTGCGGTCCGATGGAACTGCAAGGCCGGCAAGTGCGGCTCGTGCAGTGCCGAGATCAACGGCCGGCCACGGCTTATGTGTATGACCCAGATGAGCCTGTTTCCTGCCGGTGAACCGATTACGGTCGCCCCCATGAAGGCCTTCCCGATTATCCGGGACCTGGTGAGCGATGTCTCCTTCAACTACGAGGTCGCCAAGACGATCCCCGCCTTCAGGCCGCGACCGTCCGAGCCTGATGGCACCCATCGGATGATGCAAGAAGACGTCGAGCGGATTCAGGAGTTCCATAAGTGCATCGAGTGCTTTCTCTGTCAGAATGTCTGCCACGTCATCCGTGACCATGAAGAGAACAAGCCGCACTTTGCCGGGCCCCGCTTCTTCGTTCGTATGGCGGCGCTGGAGATGCACCCGTTGGACACCCACTCGCGCACGGAAATGCTCCGGGCGAAAGCCGGGATTGGCTACTGCAACATCACCAAGTGCTGCACCGAGGTCTGCCCCGAGCAGATCCGGATCACCGACAACGCCATTATCCCGCTGAAGGAGCGCGTAGTGGACGATTGCTACGATCCGATCCTCTGGCTGCTCCGTAAGCTCACCCGAAAGTAA
- the mdh gene encoding malate dehydrogenase: protein MRPKVTVAGGAGNVGATVGQYLVVQELADVVLIDILESVQHGRGLDLLQTGPILGSDSRVIGTKDYRDSANSDIVVVTAGITRKPGMSRDDLLHTNARIVGEVIEQVVAHSPNCILIIVSNPLDAMTQLALKRSGFARERVIGMAGVLDAARFRTFIAQELQVSVENVHACVLGGHGDAMIPLPRFSTVAGIPITELLPPDRIEALVKRTAGGGGEILALLGTGSAYYAPGASVVEMVGAILKDKKKILPCCVYLEGEYGIHGLCVGVPVKLGAGGIEQIIEIRLTPDETAALNRSAAAVKELVDILKL, encoded by the coding sequence ATGCGACCGAAGGTAACCGTAGCTGGCGGTGCGGGTAACGTTGGAGCCACCGTTGGTCAGTATCTCGTCGTGCAAGAGCTGGCCGATGTGGTACTGATCGATATCCTGGAGAGCGTCCAGCATGGACGAGGGCTGGACCTGCTCCAGACGGGTCCGATCCTGGGATCTGACAGCCGGGTCATCGGCACAAAGGACTATCGGGACTCGGCCAACTCCGACATTGTGGTCGTGACCGCCGGCATTACCAGAAAGCCGGGAATGAGTCGGGATGATCTGCTCCACACGAACGCCAGGATTGTGGGCGAGGTGATCGAGCAGGTTGTGGCCCACTCGCCGAACTGTATCCTTATCATCGTCAGTAACCCGCTTGACGCGATGACCCAACTGGCGCTCAAGCGAAGCGGCTTTGCTCGAGAGCGGGTCATCGGCATGGCGGGCGTGCTGGACGCTGCGCGATTTCGAACCTTTATCGCGCAAGAGCTTCAGGTCTCTGTTGAGAATGTTCATGCCTGCGTGCTCGGCGGCCATGGCGACGCGATGATTCCTCTGCCTCGATTCTCAACGGTTGCCGGGATTCCGATCACCGAGTTGCTGCCGCCCGACCGGATCGAGGCGCTGGTGAAGCGGACAGCCGGTGGCGGGGGGGAGATTTTGGCGCTGCTGGGAACGGGAAGCGCGTATTACGCGCCGGGCGCCTCAGTCGTAGAGATGGTAGGGGCGATTCTGAAGGATAAGAAAAAGATCCTGCCCTGCTGCGTCTACCTGGAAGGGGAGTACGGGATACACGGGTTATGCGTCGGTGTCCCGGTCAAGCTGGGCGCCGGCGGTATTGAGCAGATCATCGAAATTCGACTGACACCTGATGAAACCGCGGCACTGAATCGATCGGCGGCTGCTGTGAAAGAGCTGGTTGACATCCTGAAGCTCTGA
- the icd gene encoding NADP-dependent isocitrate dehydrogenase translates to MMERNEGLQAPKEGCAIVVKDGQLIVPDDPIIPFIEGDGTGRDIWRASVRVFDAAVKKAYGGKRRIVWLEVYAGEKAFNALKTWLPEETIAAFRTYVVGIKGPLTTPVGGGIRSLNVALRQLLDLYVCLRPIGYIRGVPSPVKRPELVDMVIFRENTEDIYAGIEWEAGSPEVSKVIHFLQDRMGVKKIRFPESSAIGIKPVSREGSERLIEAAIQYALRHKRKSVTMVHKGNIMKFTEGAFRDWGYALAASKYRHETVSLRESWILDNKEKRPTLTAWENALAIEPGYKDMTPDRQSRVCEEVEAALALWPTHGDGQWRSKLMIKDSIADITLQQTMTRADEFDVIATLNLNGDYLSDALAAQIGGIGIAPGGNINYRTGHAIFEATHGTAPKYADLDKVNPGSVILSGEMMLRHLGWNEAADLVVRGLEETIARRQVTYDFARLLRAEGATDVKELKCSEFATAVIEQMSQAS, encoded by the coding sequence ATGATGGAGCGGAATGAAGGGCTTCAGGCACCGAAAGAGGGCTGCGCGATTGTCGTAAAAGATGGTCAGTTGATCGTTCCTGACGATCCGATCATTCCGTTCATCGAAGGTGACGGGACGGGCCGCGACATCTGGCGCGCCTCAGTCCGCGTGTTCGATGCAGCGGTGAAAAAAGCCTATGGCGGGAAGCGCCGTATCGTCTGGTTAGAGGTCTATGCGGGCGAGAAGGCGTTCAATGCCCTCAAGACCTGGTTGCCGGAGGAGACCATTGCAGCTTTCCGCACTTACGTGGTCGGGATCAAGGGGCCGCTTACGACGCCAGTGGGAGGCGGTATCCGGAGCCTGAACGTGGCGCTCCGCCAACTCCTCGACCTGTATGTCTGCCTCAGGCCGATCGGCTACATTCGCGGCGTCCCGAGCCCTGTGAAGCGCCCTGAACTGGTAGACATGGTGATTTTTCGAGAGAATACAGAGGACATCTACGCCGGAATCGAGTGGGAAGCCGGATCGCCAGAGGTCAGTAAGGTCATCCACTTCCTTCAGGACAGGATGGGCGTCAAGAAGATCCGCTTCCCGGAGAGCTCTGCGATCGGGATTAAACCGGTCAGCCGAGAAGGGAGTGAGCGACTGATTGAAGCCGCGATTCAATACGCGCTTCGACATAAGCGAAAGTCTGTGACGATGGTCCACAAAGGGAACATCATGAAGTTTACAGAGGGCGCGTTTCGGGACTGGGGATATGCCCTGGCGGCCAGTAAGTATCGCCACGAGACGGTCAGCCTTCGAGAGAGCTGGATCCTTGACAACAAAGAGAAGAGGCCCACCCTCACGGCCTGGGAGAATGCCCTGGCCATCGAGCCCGGTTACAAAGATATGACACCGGACCGGCAGTCGCGGGTCTGCGAGGAGGTGGAGGCTGCTCTCGCGCTGTGGCCGACGCACGGCGATGGGCAGTGGAGGAGCAAGCTGATGATCAAGGATTCGATCGCCGACATTACGCTGCAGCAGACCATGACACGGGCTGATGAGTTCGACGTGATCGCGACGCTGAACCTGAATGGCGATTATCTCTCTGATGCACTCGCCGCCCAGATCGGTGGGATCGGAATTGCTCCTGGGGGGAATATCAACTATCGTACCGGTCACGCGATCTTTGAAGCGACCCATGGTACGGCGCCGAAATACGCCGACCTGGACAAGGTGAATCCTGGCTCGGTTATCCTCTCCGGCGAGATGATGCTGCGACACCTCGGCTGGAACGAGGCGGCGGACTTGGTGGTCCGGGGGCTGGAGGAGACCATTGCTCGGAGGCAGGTCACCTATGACTTTGCCAGGCTGCTGCGTGCCGAGGGGGCTACTGACGTCAAGGAGCTGAAGTGCTCCGAATTCGCCACTGCCGTCATCGAGCAGATGAGCCAGGCAAGCTAA
- a CDS encoding DUF3147 family protein — translation MWQYVVKVLVTAAVVVAVSELGKRSSFWGALLASLPLTSLLAFIWIYIGTGSTESVATLSQSIFWLVLASLPLFLILPFLLSSGVAFWPSFGLACALTVSAYFTLVWVLERFGVSL, via the coding sequence ATGTGGCAATACGTAGTGAAGGTGTTGGTTACGGCAGCGGTGGTCGTCGCAGTTTCTGAGCTTGGTAAGCGCAGTTCGTTCTGGGGCGCGCTGCTTGCGTCCCTGCCCCTCACGTCTCTCCTCGCCTTTATCTGGATCTACATTGGCACGGGCAGCACGGAGTCCGTCGCAACGCTGTCGCAGAGCATCTTTTGGCTGGTACTGGCTTCGCTTCCACTGTTCCTGATCCTGCCGTTTCTCCTTAGCTCCGGCGTCGCGTTTTGGCCTAGTTTCGGCCTCGCCTGCGCGCTTACCGTTAGTGCATACTTTACGCTCGTGTGGGTCTTGGAGCGTTTCGGTGTGAGTCTGTAG
- a CDS encoding AbrB/MazE/SpoVT family DNA-binding domain-containing protein, giving the protein MDKAVVTVKGQVVIPSRLRRRFGIKKGTQVYLYEREGEIVLKPITDEYIRTMAGMTGTKGRLLKALMAEKAKEREL; this is encoded by the coding sequence ATGGATAAGGCGGTTGTCACGGTCAAGGGTCAAGTGGTGATCCCGTCGAGGCTTCGGCGGAGGTTTGGCATCAAAAAGGGAACGCAGGTGTACCTTTACGAACGGGAGGGAGAAATCGTTCTCAAGCCGATCACTGACGAATATATCCGGACGATGGCAGGGATGACCGGCACCAAGGGCAGGCTCCTGAAAGCGTTGATGGCGGAAAAGGCAAAGGAGCGGGAGCTGTGA
- the glmS gene encoding glutamine--fructose-6-phosphate transaminase (isomerizing) — MCGIVGYVGHKKVVPILLEGLKRLEYRGYDSAGLAIIQQDRIALYRSVGKIKELENALWGRDLSGEVGLGHTRWATHGRPTEANAHPHSDCTGDLVVVHNGIIENYLALKEKLQQEGHRFTSDTDTEVVAHLIEAQLQETGDLEVAVRRALTSVVGAYALGVLWKSDPRRLVAARNGSPLVVGLGDGEFFIASDVTAILSHTRDVLFLDDEEIVVLSHDGVNVTTLTGEPVEKKIQKILWTPIMAEKSGYEHFMLKEIYEQPRAIRDTIHGCFSLESGQIYLEGLESLRSTLPTIDRIVLVACGTSWHAGLVGKFLIEDLARIPVEVDYGSEFRYRNPILNERTLVVTISQSGETLDTLVSLRETRRHGCKSLAICNVVGSTLSRESDGVLYTHAGPEIGVASTKAFTSQLAALYLLALALGRARGCLDGTRSQELLSELVRLPQQMEQVLSLGPALEELAGHFYTASDFLYLGRGINYPIALEGALKLKEISYIHAEGYPAGEMKHGPIAMITEEMPVVFLAPKDRTFEKVLGNIEEVKTRNGIVIALSDETDSRLMAKADHLVNIPHTSPHLMPLLLVVPLQLLAYHIAVRKGCDVDQPRNLAKSVTVE; from the coding sequence ATGTGCGGAATCGTGGGGTATGTCGGACACAAGAAGGTCGTCCCGATCCTCCTGGAGGGGCTCAAGCGGCTGGAGTATCGGGGCTACGACTCGGCCGGCCTGGCCATCATCCAACAGGACCGGATCGCCCTGTATCGCAGCGTGGGGAAGATCAAGGAGCTGGAGAACGCCCTGTGGGGTCGTGACCTCTCAGGAGAGGTTGGTCTTGGCCACACGCGCTGGGCCACACACGGCCGGCCCACAGAAGCGAACGCGCATCCCCACAGCGATTGTACAGGCGACCTAGTCGTCGTCCACAACGGCATTATCGAGAACTACCTTGCCCTGAAAGAAAAGCTCCAGCAGGAGGGACACCGCTTCACGTCCGATACCGACACCGAGGTGGTCGCCCACCTGATCGAGGCGCAACTTCAGGAAACGGGAGACTTAGAGGTTGCCGTACGCCGAGCGCTAACCAGCGTCGTTGGGGCCTACGCGCTTGGGGTTCTCTGGAAGAGCGATCCGCGCAGACTGGTGGCGGCCAGGAATGGCAGCCCACTGGTCGTGGGGCTTGGTGACGGGGAGTTCTTCATCGCCTCCGACGTCACCGCCATACTTTCCCACACCCGCGATGTCCTGTTTTTGGACGACGAAGAGATAGTGGTCCTCTCCCATGACGGTGTCAACGTCACAACCTTGACAGGGGAGCCGGTGGAGAAAAAGATCCAGAAGATCCTCTGGACCCCCATCATGGCCGAGAAGAGCGGATACGAGCACTTCATGCTGAAGGAGATCTACGAGCAGCCCAGAGCCATCCGTGACACTATCCATGGTTGCTTCTCGTTGGAGAGTGGACAGATCTACCTCGAAGGGCTGGAGTCACTCCGCAGCACGCTGCCGACGATCGATCGGATCGTCCTCGTCGCCTGCGGGACCTCCTGGCATGCCGGGCTGGTCGGCAAATTCCTCATCGAGGATCTGGCGCGTATTCCGGTCGAGGTGGACTATGGCTCCGAGTTCCGATACCGCAACCCGATCCTGAATGAGCGGACGCTGGTCGTCACAATCAGTCAGTCCGGTGAAACGCTGGATACCCTGGTCTCCCTGCGCGAAACCCGTCGCCACGGCTGTAAGTCCCTCGCCATCTGCAACGTGGTCGGCTCTACGCTCAGCCGCGAAAGCGATGGCGTCCTGTACACCCACGCCGGCCCGGAGATCGGCGTCGCCTCGACTAAGGCTTTCACCTCCCAACTCGCCGCTCTCTACCTGCTGGCATTGGCCCTAGGTCGAGCCAGAGGGTGCCTCGATGGAACGAGATCCCAGGAATTACTCAGTGAGCTGGTCCGCCTGCCACAGCAGATGGAGCAGGTACTCTCCCTCGGGCCCGCGCTGGAAGAACTGGCTGGGCACTTCTACACCGCCTCGGATTTCCTCTACCTTGGCCGCGGCATCAACTACCCCATCGCGCTGGAGGGGGCCCTGAAGCTCAAGGAGATCTCCTATATCCACGCCGAGGGGTATCCGGCCGGCGAGATGAAACACGGACCCATCGCCATGATTACTGAAGAGATGCCAGTAGTCTTTCTCGCGCCAAAGGATAGGACCTTCGAGAAGGTGTTGGGCAATATCGAGGAAGTGAAAACGCGTAACGGGATCGTCATCGCCCTCTCCGACGAGACCGATTCCCGCCTGATGGCCAAGGCCGACCATTTGGTCAACATCCCTCACACCTCCCCTCACCTGATGCCCCTACTCCTTGTCGTCCCCCTGCAACTCCTCGCCTACCATATCGCCGTACGGAAGGGGTGTGACGTGGACCAGCCCCGCAACCTCGCCAAGAGCGTAACGGTCGAGTAG
- a CDS encoding galactose-1-phosphate uridylyltransferase produces the protein MGELRRDPVKNRWVIIDPERPDREAALKVEAQPPPPLAGPCPLCPGNEAMTPPEIAALGEPSRQRNQPGWWVRVTPDLQPLCRIEGDFDRRPEGPFDVMNAVGAHEIVVESPEHHLTWAELPEQQLERVLRAYRLRSLDLRLDGRFRSLIVVKNHGDAASILQHPHSHVLAFPFVPHGIEEELRGCQEFYARKERCAFCDIMLHERVSRVRRVEETDHFVVLAPFASRFPFETWVLPLRHASDFATIDDGELVDLAGLMKRMMQMLGKVLGNQSCTIVLHTAPFDEPHTNDYHWHLEILPKTATVEGFGWGARLFVNPVTPEEAAALLRQAV, from the coding sequence ATGGGTGAGTTGCGACGCGATCCGGTGAAAAATCGTTGGGTGATTATCGACCCAGAGCGGCCGGATCGAGAGGCTGCCCTGAAGGTAGAGGCACAGCCGCCTCCACCGCTTGCGGGCCCATGCCCGCTCTGTCCAGGCAATGAGGCGATGACCCCGCCTGAAATTGCAGCGCTCGGCGAGCCCTCGCGTCAGCGGAATCAGCCCGGCTGGTGGGTTCGAGTCACCCCGGACCTGCAGCCTCTTTGTCGGATTGAGGGTGATTTCGATCGAAGGCCGGAGGGGCCTTTCGACGTAATGAACGCCGTGGGGGCCCATGAGATCGTCGTGGAGAGTCCAGAGCATCATTTAACGTGGGCAGAACTCCCGGAGCAACAGTTGGAGCGGGTCCTGCGCGCCTACAGACTGCGGAGTCTGGATCTCCGCCTGGATGGGCGGTTCCGATCGCTGATCGTGGTGAAGAACCACGGCGACGCAGCGAGTATCCTCCAGCATCCCCATTCTCACGTGCTGGCTTTCCCGTTCGTCCCGCACGGGATTGAAGAAGAACTACGCGGCTGTCAGGAGTTCTATGCGAGAAAGGAGCGCTGCGCCTTTTGCGACATCATGCTCCATGAGCGGGTCTCCCGCGTCAGAAGGGTAGAGGAGACCGACCACTTCGTGGTGCTGGCGCCCTTTGCCTCTCGCTTCCCTTTCGAGACGTGGGTGCTACCCCTCCGTCACGCCTCTGACTTCGCGACCATCGATGATGGGGAGCTGGTCGATCTCGCCGGTCTTATGAAGCGGATGATGCAGATGCTCGGGAAGGTCCTCGGCAACCAATCCTGCACGATAGTCCTCCATACCGCCCCGTTTGACGAACCACATACGAATGACTATCACTGGCATCTCGAGATACTGCCGAAGACCGCGACCGTGGAGGGGTTCGGGTGGGGTGCGCGGCTCTTTGTCAACCCGGTTACACCTGAGGAGGCAGCCGCCCTGTTACGGCAGGCGGTGTAA
- a CDS encoding type II toxin-antitoxin system VapC family toxin, with the protein MRAALRVLDSYSLIAYLEGEAGAERMIELFRVARDSGRDLLLSVINWGEVYYITLREAGRERAEEVAHLISTLPIEVIPADLDLTRQAAEFKSSKKMSYADCFAAALAKLKKAELVTGDKEFRQVEGELKILWLA; encoded by the coding sequence GTGAGGGCGGCCCTTCGGGTGTTAGATTCGTACAGTCTTATCGCCTATCTGGAGGGTGAGGCTGGGGCAGAGAGGATGATTGAACTGTTCCGGGTCGCAAGGGATTCCGGACGCGATCTTCTCCTCTCAGTGATCAACTGGGGTGAGGTGTACTACATCACGCTGAGAGAGGCGGGACGCGAGCGGGCCGAGGAGGTGGCTCACCTTATTTCGACGTTGCCGATCGAGGTTATTCCTGCCGATCTGGATTTGACTAGGCAGGCGGCCGAATTCAAGTCCAGCAAGAAAATGTCTTACGCCGACTGTTTCGCCGCAGCCTTGGCAAAACTCAAGAAGGCGGAACTCGTGACAGGGGATAAGGAGTTCAGACAAGTAGAGGGGGAACTGAAGATTCTGTGGTTAGCATAG